One Candidatus Cloacimonadota bacterium genomic window, GCAGGATTTTTTAGAAATTCTTTTGTTTTTTCCGAAATGTTTTCAATTTCAAATACACCTGAATTCCCAAGAAATTCAGCTGGTTCCCCAAAAGTTTCCGCTAATTTAATTGTCTTGGCATTACCGATTTCCGGTGCTGCCAGCAGCTGCAGCCAGGCTTTGATTCTTTTCAATTCACTCATATATTTCTTGATTTACAATTTGGGGTGGAATTTTACCTTCAGAAATAGCAATGGCATTTTTAGCTGCGATCAAACCCATGTTGGTTCTGGTTTCCCAGGTTGCACTTCCCAGATGGGGCAGAAGTACAGCATTTTCACATTCCAGAAGTTCAGGTTCTACTTCCGGTTCATTTTCATAAACATCTAATCCTGCTCCTCCTATCCAGCCTTCTTTTAATGCTTTTGCCAAAACTTTTTCATCAACTATCGGACCACGTGCAGAATTTATCAGATAAGCTGAATTTTTCATCAATTTCAGCTCTCTTTCTCCAATCAGATGTTTTGTTTCGGGAAGCAATGGAACGTGTATGGTAACGTAATCTGCTTCTTTCAGCAATTCATCCAGAGATATTTTTTCAACTGGGAAATCTACTTTCATTTCGTTAATATCAGTATAAATTATTTTCATGTCAAAACCGACTGCTCGTTTTGCTACTGCTGTTCCAATCCTACCAGCGCCGATAATTCCCAGAGTTTTGCCGTGAATATCACTTCCCAGAAGCAGCATTGGTCCCCAACCTTTGAAATTGCCATCACGTAGAAACTTTTCAGATTTGTACAAATTGCGTGAAACAGACATGATAAGTGACCAGGTCAGATCAGCAGTAGTTTCGGTAAGAACACCGGGGGTATTTGTAACTGGTATTTTCAGTTTGGTTGCGGTTTTAACATCGATGTTATTGAAGCCAACCGCATAATTTACAATTGCTTTCAATTTCGGATTACATTTGATTATCTCTGCATCGATGGTATCTGTGAGCAGACAGAGCAGGATGTCGCACCATTTTGTACCTTCCAGAATCTCATCTTTAGTTAGAACGCGATCATGGGGATTTACTTTTACTTCGAAAGTCGTCTCCAGCAGTTCCATCGCTGGTTTGGGAAGAAGTCGGGTTACAAAGATTTTTGGTTTCACTTAGACCTCCAAAACATTGTACAAAGGAACTAAGTCCCCCTTTGCAAGGGGGAAATTAAAAGGGGGTTTACTAAAACCAGCCATAATGCAAATTAAATAAAATCATAATATTTATCATGAATTTTATAAAACCCCTCTGCCTTCGGCATCTCCCCTTATAAAGGGAAGCTTTTATTATTCCTTATCAACTTTTCTTATCATCTCAAAAAGTGTTCTTTTCAGTTTATTTAGATTTTCACCACTGGTCGATGAAATTGAATAAACATGTTCATGCAGATTTGTTTCGAATTCCCGTGTGAGTAGTTTCAGCATTTCATTTTTATCCTCTTCGGGGAGAGTGTCCATTTTGCTTAATACTATCAGGTGTGGTTTTTTATCCAGGAAGGGGTCGTACATGTGCAGTTCTTTCTTTAGAACTTGATAATCTTGGAATGGATCGTTGGAATTTATATCTATCAGGAAAAGCAGAGTTCTGGTTCTTTGAATATGACGCAGGAATTGATCTCCCAATCCTTTTCCATCATGAGCACCTTCGATGATTCCGGGAATATCTGCCATCACGAAAGATTCATAATCGCTAACCTGAACAACGCCCAGAGATGGTTCTAAAGTCGTGAATTTGTAATTGGCAATTTTGGGATGCGCATCACTTAATTTGCTGAGTAGAGTTGATTTTCCGGCATTTGGAAAACCGACCAATCCGACATCAGCCATCAATTTCAATTCCAATTCAATTTCTTTCAGCTCAGCATTTCCACCTGGCTTGGCAGTTCTGGGCGCACGATTTGTAGCACTTTTAAAACGAGCATTTCCCCTTCCCCCATTGCCACCTTCTGCCAACACAATTTCTTGTCCGTGTTCAATGACTTCACCAATTCTGTCGTGTTTTCCGTCGGTAATATCGAAGAGAATTGTTCCCAGCGGAAGGTCTAAATAAATATTTTCTCCGGTAGCTCCGGTTCTGTTGCTGCCCTGTCCGTGTTGACCACTTTTTGCTTTGAAAAGTTTATTGTATCTGAAGGCTACCAGGGTGTTTATATTTTCATTTCCCACAGCGATAACATCGCCACCTTTGCCACCGTCACCACCGTCTGGTCCGCCTTTGGCTACGAATTTCTCGCGCCGGAAACTTACGCAGCCATTGCCGCCTTTTCCGGATTGCACTTTTATTCTCGAATAATCTATGAACATATATTTTCCTTTGAAATAATCTTATGGCATTTCAGAAAAACAAGTATTGTTAGTAAAGAAGAAAATTGGAAATTTATTTCATCAACAGCATTTTGCGTGTGAAATTTTTATTCCCATTTTTCATTCGAGCAAAATAAATTCCGCTGGAAACAGGTTTTCCAGAATCATCATCACCGTTCCAAACAACAGAATAACTCGGTGATGTGCCATATCCTTCGACAGGCTCAGGATGACTTTTTCCTTCTCTCGTTGCTGAACTCCCGCTTGGGAACGTAAATGTTTTTACTTTCTGGCCTTTCAGATTAAAAATTTCAATTGTCGCAAACGGGGACGTTTGCGTTACGCTGAAACTGATTGTCGTGTTGGGATTGAATGGATTGGGATAATTGGTCAATTGTAAATTGGTCGTTGGTAACTGGTTGTTTGAGATTTCTACCTGCGGTTCTCCCAGCGGATTTTCATAAGCACCCATATCCGGCATAGAACCAACTGGATCTGGACGATCATTTCCTTCCAGATCAAAATCGGGAGCAAAATATGTTATACCGTTTATTTCAATTTCATTAATTCCCGCACCAATACAGGGGCTGTTATCCTGCAGATGGAAATCGTATTCGAAGGGATTCATGAAAAGCGGATCTAAAATAATATTTCCAGTTCCGTTCCAGCCATTTTCCACACAGGAATAATGAACTTCAGTCATATCAGAAAAATACGGTTCAGTATTACTCCAGATTATTGAATTAACTATCGTATGAACTCCAGCAAATAAATCTCCATTTGGTTCTTGAGCACTATTACCATATAAAACTGAATTAATTAATCGGGTAGAACCTAATATGATTCCATATTGATAACATTCATGGTCTGCAATAATACAATTAATACAAGTCATTTCGGAATTAATTCCTTTTACAAAAGTTCCATTTTCTCCACCGTTGTGTCTCATTAATGCGTTTTGTATAAATATCTCGGAATCAGTTGCATAAATTGCACCACCAAAACTGGCATGATTGGATATCATTTCAATATCATTGAAAGTCAAATCTGAGTTCTCTATTAAAAATCCTCCACCATAAGAAAAAGCATGTCCTTCGTTTATAACTGAATTAGAAATATCACAGATAACATCATCTAACCAGAAATTCCCGCCGGAACCACCAGTCTCATTATCTGTAACGGCACAATTTTCCAAACTTAACAATCCACAGTTTCCAGCATAAATTCCTGCTCCATATAAACTAGAATTATTATTAATAATTTCTGATTGCTCAATTATTATTTCACCACAATTAACTGCATAAATTCCACCGCCGTTGTCTTCAGCACTGTTACCAGAAATTTGACAATTATCAATAAAGATTTCATCACAATCTGCGAAATGGATGGCTCCACCATAAGAAGGCATTCCTATAGCATCATTATCAGTTATAGTCAGGTTAGTTAAAATTGGATTTGAGTTTACACAGTATATTCCTCCACCCGAACCTGCATTGTTTCCAGTGATAACAAGGTTGTCCAGGGTTGGATTAGAGTAATTGCCAATTACTATTCCACCACCAAAAACGCTACCACAATTGGAAATTGTAAAACCAATAAATTTCGCAGAATTTTCTTCTCCATGGATAAATGATACTGCACTACCTACATATCCATGCGATATGATTGTTGTATAAATGAAGCTTGGATCTTCATAAATATAATACAAACTGGCAACCGTAATGTTTTTTCCAAGGAAATCTATACTTTCGTTGTATGTTCCCGGTTGCACAAGTACAGTATCAGCATCTGCTGCTGCATCTATTCCTGCCTGGATTGTCGGTTGATCAGCTGGAACATTTATAATATTGCACCAACTTGATATCGATGATATTAATAAAATAATCAAAATCAAGTTCTTCATATTGAATCCTTTATTTCAGCAATAGACATTTATTCGTTTTTTCAAAATCCTGTGATTTTAATTTATAAAAATAAATTCCCGAAGAAACAGGTTTGTTGTTATCATCGGTACCGTTCCAAACAACAGAATAACTCGGTGATGTGCCATATCCTTCGACAGGCTCAGGATGACTTTTTCCTTCTCTCGTTGCTGAACTCCCGCTTGGGAACGTAAAAGTTTTCACTTTCTGGCCTTTCAGATTAAAAATTTCAATTGTCGCAAACGGGGACGTTTGCGTTACGCTGAAACTGATCGTCGTGCTGGGATTGAATGGATTGGGATAATTGGTCAATTCACAATTTGTGGTTGGTAATTGTCCATTCGCAATTCCAGTGTTGTTTATCACAGTCTCTTCCACGAATTCGAAATTATTATCGCTGATAATTATTGTAGCTTCATTCCAATTTGTAGATGGGAAAGTAGTTTCGAAAATTACAGGTTCTGAATAATCAAAACCCAATGGTAGAAAATCATAAATTTCTCCATTCACACT contains:
- the obgE gene encoding GTPase ObgE translates to MFIDYSRIKVQSGKGGNGCVSFRREKFVAKGGPDGGDGGKGGDVIAVGNENINTLVAFRYNKLFKAKSGQHGQGSNRTGATGENIYLDLPLGTILFDITDGKHDRIGEVIEHGQEIVLAEGGNGGRGNARFKSATNRAPRTAKPGGNAELKEIELELKLMADVGLVGFPNAGKSTLLSKLSDAHPKIANYKFTTLEPSLGVVQVSDYESFVMADIPGIIEGAHDGKGLGDQFLRHIQRTRTLLFLIDINSNDPFQDYQVLKKELHMYDPFLDKKPHLIVLSKMDTLPEEDKNEMLKLLTREFETNLHEHVYSISSTSGENLNKLKRTLFEMIRKVDKE
- a CDS encoding D-glycerate dehydrogenase — encoded protein: MKPKIFVTRLLPKPAMELLETTFEVKVNPHDRVLTKDEILEGTKWCDILLCLLTDTIDAEIIKCNPKLKAIVNYAVGFNNIDVKTATKLKIPVTNTPGVLTETTADLTWSLIMSVSRNLYKSEKFLRDGNFKGWGPMLLLGSDIHGKTLGIIGAGRIGTAVAKRAVGFDMKIIYTDINEMKVDFPVEKISLDELLKEADYVTIHVPLLPETKHLIGERELKLMKNSAYLINSARGPIVDEKVLAKALKEGWIGGAGLDVYENEPEVEPELLECENAVLLPHLGSATWETRTNMGLIAAKNAIAISEGKIPPQIVNQEIYE